One window of the Amycolatopsis mediterranei genome contains the following:
- a CDS encoding GNAT family N-acetyltransferase → MASPLDNPTWASLTGPHARFAERRGRVLRYPEDVAPFLALPGDPGEQDWRDVAELAGPGATVVLAATFERPPSGWAVLEEIPGVQLVDEGVAAAPEPEAVRLGPADVPEMLDLVERTRPGPFRKRTVELGTYLGIRRGGALVAMAGERLHPPGYTEISAVCTDPAYRGQGFGTRLVLAVAAGIRERGEIPMMHAAAANTSAIRLYRSLGFALRQRPDFVVVRVPLAVAV, encoded by the coding sequence ATGGCTTCTCCGCTCGACAACCCGACCTGGGCGTCGCTGACCGGTCCGCACGCCCGCTTCGCGGAACGGCGGGGGCGCGTCCTGCGCTATCCGGAGGACGTCGCGCCGTTCCTGGCCCTGCCCGGCGACCCGGGCGAGCAGGATTGGCGGGACGTCGCCGAGCTGGCCGGGCCGGGAGCGACCGTCGTGCTCGCCGCGACCTTCGAGCGGCCGCCGTCCGGCTGGGCGGTGCTCGAGGAGATCCCCGGCGTGCAGCTGGTCGACGAGGGCGTCGCGGCCGCGCCCGAGCCGGAAGCCGTGCGGCTCGGCCCCGCGGACGTGCCGGAGATGCTGGACCTCGTCGAGCGGACGCGGCCGGGGCCGTTCCGGAAGCGGACCGTCGAGCTCGGCACCTACCTCGGCATCCGGCGCGGCGGCGCGCTCGTCGCGATGGCCGGCGAGCGGCTGCACCCGCCGGGCTACACGGAGATCAGCGCGGTCTGCACGGACCCGGCCTACCGTGGCCAAGGATTCGGGACGCGGCTGGTGCTCGCGGTGGCCGCGGGCATCCGCGAGCGCGGCGAGATCCCGATGATGCACGCGGCCGCGGCGAACACCTCGGCGATCCGCCTCTACCGATCCCTGGGATTCGCGCTGCGGCAGCGGCCGGACTTCGTGGTGGTGCGCGTGCCCCTCGCGGTCGCGGTCTAG